From the genome of Bacteroidia bacterium:
TTTGGATTTTGGAGCAAGGATTTATGATAGCAGAATTTGTAGGTGGTTGGCTGTTGATCCATATCAGAAAAAATATCCATACTTATCTGGATATGCTTCATTTGAAAATAATCCTATTTCAATTGTTGATCCTGGTGGTGATACAACTTTATATTATTCTCAAAAAGGTCAATTATTATTTACCTCATATGATAAACTACCTGCTGCAATTACAATAGTTTCTGACAAGAATATTAAACAATTTACTATTCAGGTTGCATCTCTTAAAGCAGCAAATGTTCAAAATGATAATAAAGCGAATATTTTCTTAAGAAAAGAAGGAAAAACATTTGATGTAAATTCTTTAAGAACTTTTTATAATAGAAATACAGTTCCAGGGAAAGATAATAAAGTTGATGGGGAAGGTCCTGATTTATATGCTCCTAATTATTTTAACGAATCTTCAGGAAATTTATATCAAAAAGATGGTTTAATTAAACCAGGAGCAAAAGCAGAACCTGGAAGTTTAGCTACTGTAACGAGTTGGCCTGATATAGAGCCTGATAAAGGTGAAAAAGTCGGAAAAATACACCTTCATCCCAATGAAGGGCTTGCTGGCCCTCCTTTTAGAAAGCCTTTCTCATATGGACCAAGTACTAATGTTGATGTTATTAATGGAGGCAATATGAATGTGATTGTTGGTAGAGAGAATATTTATATTTATGGCAAAGATGCATATACTATATCAGTTAATAAAAAAACTTTACAATCTGGTAAACTAGATCCTGCAGTTAATCGATGAGAAAAGTAATCATATTATGTGTTGTTATAATTGTAGCACTTTTTCAAAATTGCTCTATTAATAATAATGAGATTCATTACGAAAGAAGACTTAATGAAGCTAAATGGTTATATTATGAATTAAATTTTAAAGATAAACATGTTACATGTGACCAAAAAACCCTTTATGATTCATCTATTTGTTTTATTGATGGTTTATTAATAGATACTCAAAGTATTGGTGACACTTTTGAGATTAGTATATTTACTACTTTATCAGGAAAAGAAAAATGTATGACTTATAATGGAATATTTTTTAATATTTTTGGTTTTTATCCTGAAACCGATACAGTTGTATACACTGGTAGTCCATTTATTACACGTTGCAGAGAACCTGAGTTAAATTTTTCTGATACAAGTTGGGAAAGCTTGGGTGTATATTCAAGAATAAAGCAAAAGGAGTTATTTAAAGAGTTTGTTGTTAAAAATGAAAATAAATTAAACAAATGGCTTAAAGAAGAGGTAAAAAAGCGTGGTTATATATATTGATAAACAGTCGTATAGAACTAACAAAAGTCAGGCTCACCGCTTGGCTTTGTGTATTTCAGCAATAAGGTATTGTTTTTAAGTTTTATTTAATCAATTACACAATATTTTAGTAGATCCAATTTTTACTCCACCATCATATACAACTAGCAAGTACATTCCATCGGTTAAATCCTCTTTATTTAGAACAAAAGTATTACAAGTTAAGTTTTCTATTTTCCGAAGTACCCTGCCTGTTAAATCTGTAAGTTCGAGGGTTCCATTGGTTAACATTTTTTTATTACCAAGAGTAATTGTTGTAAAGTCGGAAAAAGAGTTTGGATAAACTGAAAAACTATTCGTTTTATTTTCAGAAATAGATGTAACAAGATTTGTTCCTTTAATTATGGTTCCATTACTTCCAACAGCCCATGCATGATTATTATCTTTAACGCATAATGATAAAAGATTATTAGTTGTTGGAGATACTACTTGCTCCCAACCCACAAGACTAGTATTTATCGATTTTGAGATTAACCCATTTTCACCAACCGCTAATCCATTTTCGTAATCAAATAAATATACACCGTGCATTGGATAAGAAGTTCCCACAGCAATATCAATGTTAAAACAAGAGCTTCCTCCATCAGAAAGGATTAAGCTATTATCTCCAACAGCAACCCCAATTTGGGTGTCAATAAAAAAAATGTCATAGTAAGTAGGACATCCTGTTATGTAAGAAAAAGTAAACCAAAAATTTCCACCATTTGAGGTTCTTAAGGCATCTGAATTTCCAGATGTACCAATTGCCCAACCGTTGTTAGCATCAAGGAAAAATAAATCATTAACAAAGGTGCTAGTTGAGGCATCGGTCTGAACTATCCA
Proteins encoded in this window:
- a CDS encoding T9SS type A sorting domain-containing protein — encoded protein: MKILNLLFVIIFFVISNIGKSQQWTLQNSGTIQNLYAVQFVDINNGWAVGNAGTILHTTNGGTTWSPQVSGVTVNLKSVFFVSTTVGWVVGIDQTILHTINGGTTWTHTTGLAGEAYRSVYFINQNVGWIGGTNVGAGYIIATTDGGQNWIVQTDASTSTFVNDLFFLDANNGWAIGTSGNSDALRTSNGGNFWFTFSYITGCPTYYDIFFIDTQIGVAVGDNSLILSDGGSSCFNIDIAVGTSYPMHGVYLFDYENGLAVGENGLISKSINTSLVGWEQVVSPTTNNLLSLCVKDNNHAWAVGSNGTIIKGTNLVTSISENKTNSFSVYPNSFSDFTTITLGNKKMLTNGTLELTDLTGRVLRKIENLTCNTFVLNKEDLTDGMYLLVVYDGGVKIGSTKILCN